One window from the genome of Oryza glaberrima chromosome 3, OglaRS2, whole genome shotgun sequence encodes:
- the LOC127768457 gene encoding heavy metal-associated isoprenylated plant protein 35-like: MASADAVSPAPATPAAAQQQQQLRTVVLRVSIHCLGCKKKVRKVLRSIEGVKDVKVDAAMHKVTVTGTVDGDTLVKRLYKSGKQAVPWQHPHVAPAPEAAKAIEAAPPQPEAAPAGDDDGGKGDAAAAKEAAQAESSEEKKTEEKPEAEKEAEKKEEEEEEAKPSDEAKKNAGGESEAAPEAKAKGDDVGAEPAKEAVPAAAVKEASNDDEGAKDEKSKPKDAAEAAPPAAATTTERSLHFSPPAAAPAHKQHEEHYPYPYYGAPQPVMSYHMAQPTTSVSYYAPRPEPAYSMQQHPPPPAYSAPPPPQQQQQYPPPSPQPQPQAMQQQWSPSYLYMPYPHSSPDTYYRDYYSPPGTTHAPPLQDEYRMFDDENPNACSVM; this comes from the exons ATGGCGTCTGCGGATGcggtctcgccggcgccggcgacgcccgccgcggcgcagcagcagcagcag CTGCGGACCGTGGTGCTGAGGGTGTCCATCCACTGCCTCGGATGCAAGAAGAAGGTCAGGAAGGTGCTCAGGAGCATCGAAG GCGTGAAGGATGTGAAGGTGGACGCCGCGATGCACAAGGTGACGGTGACCGGCACGGTGGACGGCGACACGCTCGTGAAGAGGCTGTACAAGTCCGGGAAGCAGGCCGTGCCGTGGCAGCACCCGCacgtggcgccggcgccggaggcggcCAAGGCGATAGAGGCAGCCCCGCCGCAGCCTGAGGCTGCGCCggccggtgacgacgacggcggcaagggtgatgctgcggcggcgaaggaggccgCGCAGGCAGAGAGCTCGGAGGAGAAGAAGACGGAGGAGAAGCCCGAGGCGGAGAAGGAAgcagagaagaaagaggaggaggaggaggaggcgaagccAAGCGACGAGGCGAAGAagaacgccggcggcgagagcgaggcggcgccggaggcgaaggcgaagggCGACGACGTTGGCGCCGAACCCGCCAAAGAAGCCGTTCCCGCGGCGGCGGTCAAGGAGGCTAGCAATGACGACGAAGGAGCAAAGGACGAGAAGAGCAAGCCCAAGGACGCCGCCGAAGCcgcgccacccgccgctgccACGACGACGGAGAGGTCCCTGCacttctcgccgccggcggcggcgccggcgcacaAGCAGCACGAGGAGCACTACCCCTACCCGTACTACGGCGCGCCGCAGCCGGTGATGAGCTACCACATGGCGCAGCCGACGACGAGCGTCTCCTACTACGCGCCGCGACCGGAGCCGGCGTACTCCATGCAGCagcacccaccgccgccggcgtactccgcgccgccgccgccgcagcagcagcagcaatacccgccgccgtcgccgcagccgcagccgcaggcaATGCAGCAGCAGTGGTCGCCGTCGTACCTGTACATGCCGTACCCGCACTCGTCGCCGGACACCTACTACCGCGACTACTACAGCCCGCCGGGGACgacgcacgcgccgccgctgcaggaCGAGTACCGCATGTTCGACGACGAGAACCCCAACGCCTGCAGCGTCATGTGa